From the Verrucomicrobiota bacterium genome, the window GCGGAGTAATCGCCCACCGATTGAGTCGCGGCCCGGAACCCTCGCATCGAAACCCCGGGCGGGGCATCGTCCATCCACACTATATGGGCGTCGGTCGCCCCGGACCAAGCCAATGCCTCACCAAGCACCACGTGCAACAAAGGGCCGAGCGCCTGGCTTTCTGTCAGTTGACGGGTAACTCGCAGCAACCGCTGTATCACCTGGAGTTCCATGCACGACGCAATCTATCGATCAAGCTTTCGCAGTTATCCGTCAAAACCAACGCTGCAGCCATGATTTAGCATCCAAAGCGGCCGGCCCAAATAGCTTTCTTAATCACGACACCCGCCCCACAGCCTGGTAAAATGCCGTTATCCGCTCCCGTGCGGGTGATCTGTGTAATCTGTGGATGCGTTCCGCGTTGGCTGCATGTTCTGCGGATCGTTTTTCTCTGGACTCGGTGGACGGAGTTCGAACGCTTCGGCCAGCAGTTCATAGGACCGGAGGCGGTCACGGGGTTCGTACACCATCGTGGTCACCATGACCTCGTCCGCGCCGGTCACCGCCACCCATTCTTCCACCCGTTCCCGAATCGAGGCCGGATCGCCTGCCACGAAGTGACGGCGTGACGCTTTGACGATCTGGCGTTCGGCCGGGGTATAAGGGTAAGCCAGGGCTTCTTCAGGGCTCGCCAATGGGGCCGGTTGGCCGGTTCGGAGTCGTAGCCACGCCAACCCGGTGGTAGCAGCCAACCGTTGCGCCTGGGTATCATTCTCAGCACAGATGGCCGCAATGGCCAGCATCATTACGGGCCGGTCCAGTGACTTGGAAGGCTGGAATCTCTCGCGATAAACCCGGGCGGCATCAAGCAGGGAATCCGGGTTGATGTGGTGGGCAAACGCAAATCTTAGCCCTTTGCCGGCCGCGATTGCCGCACCGTCCTCGGTGGAACCGAGGATCCAGAGCGGCGGCAAGGGCACGTCCTCCGGCAGGGCGTGAACCGGCGCGTAGGGGTGATCTGCGGGCAGATGGTTCTCACCGTAACCGATCAGCTCGTCGATTAGTTCGGGGAAATCGTCAACGGCGAGCCGGCTTCGGGACCGGCGCAAGGCCAGGGCGGTGATTGAATTCGAGCCGGGCGCACGCCCCAGGCCGAGATCAATCCGGCCCGGATGCAACGCTTCGAGCACCCGGAAGACTTCCGCGATGTGCAACGGCGAATGGTTCGGCAACATAATTCCGCCGGACCCCACCCGAATGCGGGACGTGTGGTTTGCCACGTGCCCGATCAGAATCTCCGGCGCGGTGCTGACCACGCTGGGAATGTTGTGATGCTCGGCCAGCCAGTACCGGCGATACCCCAGGCGGTCAGCAGCCTGGGCCAACGCCAGGGAATGCCGGAGCGCGTGAGACTCAGGCACACCGGCCAGGACGGGCGAAAGGTCGAGAACAGACAACGGTATCATGGCGAGGCAACTTACCTCAGCCTCGTCGTACCGCTAAATGCGAATAGGTTGACGTATGCAAAGTCATCGCCTGCTCATCCTGACCGCGATCTTGATCGGTAGTACCGGTTGCGCGCTGAAACCGCCCTCATGGATTGGTAGCCGGAAACCACAGCCACCACCCGAAACCGCGTTGGTTTACTTTTTCAGGCCGCGTTCGCCGGTCGCAGCCGCCGTCAGCGCCGACGTGCAGGATAACGCCATCAACCTGGGCACTTTGAGCGATGGGACCTACTTTGTCTATCACGCCAAGCCAGGCCCCCATTCGTTTATGTTGATCACGGATAGCGTCGCCAACCAACCTTTACGGGTTCGCGCCGGCCTGACGTACTACTTGCGGGCCCGCATCGACCAGGCCGGGCCGCATAACCCTCCCCATTGGGCCACCGTATCCCCTGTTGAGGCCCAGGCCGCAATCCGCCATCTCGAAAGGCTTAATTACGGGGAGTGAAGAGGAGGAGTCCGGTCACACGGCGGGCACGGCGAAAGAGTTCACACGGCGACCACGGCGAGCCACGGCGACCACGGCGGAAAGAAGAGTTACAGGCTTGACATCGGCGGCTCTGTCCCAAGCTCGCACCCGACACCCGGCACCCGCTGTCATCTGTGGCATTCTCTGCCGCTCCGAACTCCGAACTCCGAACCCCGAACTCCGAACCCGACACCCGCCCTACCGCAGCTTGCGCCGGTCGCCCTCCCGCCGGGTCACACCGTCGCGATCGAGCTTTTCGAGCAGCGGAATCAGGATGCGGCGCGTGGTTCCCAAAGCCTGGCGCAATTCGCTGGCGGTAGCGCTGCCGTGGGTCTCCAAGTGGCGCGTGACGGCTTTCTTAAGTCGGGCATAACCGAGCCGCGGCAGGTAGATTTCCTGGCTTAACTCGACCACGTCGCCCTGGTCTCGCAGGTATCTCAGGGCTGCCTGGCTCGCCGGATCCGGCGTCAGGATAGAACGCGACGGCGGCTCCAACGGGTTGTCCAACAGGGTGGCCTGCACCCGGTTACAGGCCGCCTGCAGGTGGGCCGGCAAGGTCCGGTGATGCGTCCGGCGCGAGATCCGTTCTCCCGTCCGGGTATAACCTGCATCGGCCAGCGCAGCCAGCAGGGCCGAAAAGAGTTCGGGCTCGGCAAAGACCGGCGGCAATTCCTTGCGAAGTCCGACCAGGGGCAGCCCGGCGCTTTCGGGGTGGAGTCTGTGCTCGGCATCAATTCGGTTCTGTGCCCGCCGCCGCTGTTCCTGCCGCCAATCGGCATCCAGCGCATAGGTTTCGGTAAGCACTGCCGCCGCCTCAGTCGCGAGTTGCGCGACGGCCGCGCCGGTTTCGGCCGCGGAGAACCGGGCGGCCGCCAGTAAATCGGCTCGCCTCAATACGCGGTCGCGTTTGAGGAGGGCGCGCGCGACGTGAACGGGATTCGCCGGATCTTTGATCACCTCCGCAAGCCATTCACGGTGGTCCCCGCGGCGGAAGCGGCGCCGGTTACCTTGCGGTTCCAGAATCGTGCCGCCGGCAAGCGTGATCTGGTTAGCCGCATCCCGCAAGATAAACCGGTCGCCGAGCCAGGCGTAGACGGGTTTTTCAAACCGCAGCTGTACGCATCCGCTCTCGCCGGGTGCCAGGGTTTGATCGGGAGCGAGAAAAACCACGCGGGCCGGAGCGCTTGCGGTACCATGGCAGACCCATACCAAGGAGCCGCTCTTCAGGGAAATGGCCGGGCTGCGCCCCGGCGATAATCGAGGCGATCGAACAACCATTGCATCCAGCGTCGCACTGGCGTGCCCCAGGCCCGGCAAGGTAATGGTATCGCCGCGGTGAATGCCTTCCGGCGGAAGATCCGTCAAGGCAAGGGCCGTACGGGTACCCGGCGGGCTGAAATCCACGTCGCGCCCGTGATTCTGAAGTGACCGTACCCGAACCGGCCATCCCGACGGCTGGATGACGAGCGCCTGACCCCGCCGGAGTACTCCACCGGTTAAGGTACCGGTAACTACGGTACCGATACCTTTTCGGGAAAAACTGCGGTCAACGGACAACCTCGGTTTTCCGATGTCCAGAACCGGCGCCAAAGTTCGCATGACGGCGATCAAAGCCGCCCGGAGCGCGTCGAACCCCCGCCCGTTAACGATGGATACCGGCACGATCGGCGCGCCGGCAAAAGCGGTGCCGGCCAGGCGCTGCCGGATTTCCGCCGTTGTGCCGGAAAGGTCAGGCTGCAGGTCGGCTTTCGTCAGAGCCACCACCGCGTGGGTTACGCGCAGGTATTCCAAAATCTGCAGGTGCTCCTCGCTCTGCGGCATCCAACCGTCGTCGGCGGCAACCGCAAGCAACGCCAGATCAACCGAGCCCACGCCGGCCACCATGT encodes:
- the selB gene encoding selenocysteine-specific translation elongation factor; the encoded protein is MKPFILATAGHVDHGKSALVEALTGVHPDRLPEERERGLTIDLGFGRLDLCSPDEPGTIYRIGVIDVPGHEDFVRNMVAGVGSVDLALLAVAADDGWMPQSEEHLQILEYLRVTHAVVALTKADLQPDLSGTTAEIRQRLAGTAFAGAPIVPVSIVNGRGFDALRAALIAVMRTLAPVLDIGKPRLSVDRSFSRKGIGTVVTGTLTGGVLRRGQALVIQPSGWPVRVRSLQNHGRDVDFSPPGTRTALALTDLPPEGIHRGDTITLPGLGHASATLDAMVVRSPRLSPGRSPAISLKSGSLVWVCHGTASAPARVVFLAPDQTLAPGESGCVQLRFEKPVYAWLGDRFILRDAANQITLAGGTILEPQGNRRRFRRGDHREWLAEVIKDPANPVHVARALLKRDRVLRRADLLAAARFSAAETGAAVAQLATEAAAVLTETYALDADWRQEQRRRAQNRIDAEHRLHPESAGLPLVGLRKELPPVFAEPELFSALLAALADAGYTRTGERISRRTHHRTLPAHLQAACNRVQATLLDNPLEPPSRSILTPDPASQAALRYLRDQGDVVELSQEIYLPRLGYARLKKAVTRHLETHGSATASELRQALGTTRRILIPLLEKLDRDGVTRREGDRRKLR
- a CDS encoding LLM class flavin-dependent oxidoreductase; protein product: MIPLSVLDLSPVLAGVPESHALRHSLALAQAADRLGYRRYWLAEHHNIPSVVSTAPEILIGHVANHTSRIRVGSGGIMLPNHSPLHIAEVFRVLEALHPGRIDLGLGRAPGSNSITALALRRSRSRLAVDDFPELIDELIGYGENHLPADHPYAPVHALPEDVPLPPLWILGSTEDGAAIAAGKGLRFAFAHHINPDSLLDAARVYRERFQPSKSLDRPVMMLAIAAICAENDTQAQRLAATTGLAWLRLRTGQPAPLASPEEALAYPYTPAERQIVKASRRHFVAGDPASIRERVEEWVAVTGADEVMVTTMVYEPRDRLRSYELLAEAFELRPPSPEKNDPQNMQPTRNASTDYTDHPHGSG
- a CDS encoding DUF2846 domain-containing protein is translated as MQSHRLLILTAILIGSTGCALKPPSWIGSRKPQPPPETALVYFFRPRSPVAAAVSADVQDNAINLGTLSDGTYFVYHAKPGPHSFMLITDSVANQPLRVRAGLTYYLRARIDQAGPHNPPHWATVSPVEAQAAIRHLERLNYGE